Genomic segment of Mustelus asterias unplaced genomic scaffold, sMusAst1.hap1.1 HAP1_SCAFFOLD_171, whole genome shotgun sequence:
tgtttattcTGTCTGCGggcaaagatttcaaacatcagtgtgactgaaaaagcacctaGACACACACACCTGTGAGTTTCCAATGTGCTGAATGTGGAAAGTGGTTTAAAAAGTCTGAAAAATAATCACATCATTCTCAGTGAGTAGTGACCCGACTCATATTCTGTGTAAACGTGGCTTCAActcatcatccaacctggagtcaCACGAGGATACCCGCTCCACAGAGAAACCattgaaatgtggggactgtgggaggggattcaattacccgtccgaattggatattcatcgtcgcattcacactggagagaggccgttcacctgctctgagtgtgggaaaggatttgcttactcatccagcctctatacacaccggcgtgttcacactggagagaggccgttcacctgctctgagtgtgggaaaggatttgcttaCTCATCCAGCCTCTATACACACCGGCGTGTTCACACCGGTGAGAGGCCATTCGCCTGCCTCGAATGTGGGAGGGGATGTCATGCTTTATCAAGCCTCCTGATTCACCGGCAGGTTCACTCCGATCAGAGACTGTTTCAGTGTTCTGAATGTGAGAAAAGCTTTAAAAGCACAAAGGAcctcctgagacaccagcgcactcacatggcggtgagaccgttcacctgctcagtgtgtgggaagggattcactcagtcatcccaccttctgacacaccatcttgttcacactgatcagagaccatttcaatgttctgactgtgagaagagatttaaaagtaaaaatgatttacaagtccatcagcgcactcacactggggagaagccattcacctgctccgtgtgtgagaggagattcggacgtttatcccagctgcaaacacaccagcgagttcactctgataagagaccatttcagtgttctgactgtgagaagagctttaaaagtaaacaggatttggtgacacaccagcgagttcacactggggagaaaccgttcacctgctcggtgtgtgggctgggattcacccattcatcccactgtctgagacaccagcgagttcacaccggggagaagacatttatttgctctgtgtgtgggaagggattcactgattcgcCCCACCTTCTGATAcacgagcgaattcacactggggagaaacccttcgcttgctccacatgtgggaaacgattcactcagccaccccagctcattgcacatcaactggtccacactgatcagagaccttttaagtgttctgactgtgagaaaagttttaaaagcacgaaggacctgctgagacaccagcaaattcacactggggagagatcattcacctgctccatgtgtgggaaaaggttcactcagtcatcccacctgctgagacaccagcagattcacacaggagagagatcgttcacctgctccgtatgtgggaagagatttgctcggtcagccaatctgctgagacaccagcaagttcacaagtcactgcagggattggattctgctgttgctgctaaccccatgcaggactgaatcatgttcatTCTGTTATTAAGGAGGCTGGGAGGGTGGAACACATAGATAATCTCtgtacaatcaggcagagtcaacatggttttgtgcaagggaaatcacctttaattgatttattggatttctttgaggaagttacaagcaatgtggataaagtggaacctgtggatgtggtgtatttagatttccagcaggCATTTGACACATCAAAGTTTACCACACTAAATAAGAATTCGTAGCATAAGGCATATTAGCATCCCATCCACATCGGTTctttgtattagcatggatagaggattgattagctaatgggaaacagagaggagggagaaaggagtaATTTTTGGGATGGCAAGATGTAGcttgtggagtgccacagggatcagtgctggggcctcaactattgacaaactattttcatgacgtggatgacaggatcaaaatttgctgataacacaaaggtAGGTAGAAAAATGAGATGTGAATGACCATAACAAGCCTGCAAAGCGACATAGTGAATGAGTGGGTTAGAAGTTGGCAGCTGGAACAAGATTTTTGgataatgtgaacttgtccatttggaCAGGAAGGATGGAAAAGCAGTTGATTATTTAAAGAGAGCGATtgcaggtacagagggatctgggtgtcctggtactgtAATCAGGAAACGTTAGTGTGTGGACACAGCAaatgattagaaaggtaaatgaattattgtttattgcagggatgttttgctgcatttgttcagggtattggtgagaccacatcaagagtactgtgtatagttttggtctccttacgtaagagaggacttgtgtgagaagtagttcagagaaggtttacttgactgattcgtgggatgagggagttatcatacaaggaaaagttggacatgttcggcctgtatctattggggtttagaagaatgagagaggatctgattgaaacatataaaattcagaggggacttgacagatgttgattgtagagagaggagaactagaggcacagtttaaaaataaggggtctcccatttaagactgggatgaggagaaaccttttctctcagagggttgttacagtgtggaattctctttcacagagagtggtggaggctcgctcactgaatattctgaagtctgaatttaatagattcttgattgacaagagagccaAAGGGTACGAGGGgtaagaaggaaagtggagttcagaccacaatcagatcagccaggatcctattgaatagtggagcaggctcgaggggccgagtggccttctcctgctcctaattcacatgttcacATTGTGAGAGTTGGAGTTTGTTTCTACTGACTTTCATTTCCCATAAATCTGAGCTGCAGCTTAATCTACAGAATAGAATCAAATAAATCTTGATGATAAACTGATTGATCAGCCAGAGtctaactgaatgacagagcagactggaagggctgaacaacctcctccagttcctgtgtagttTCTCCCCAGGATTCTCCCACTCTCTAACTCTGCTCCAGTGCTGGTTTCTGATGAAGTCTCTTCTCCCCAGGTCTCCCATCACTTTCCATTCATCAGCTGGTGTCTGAGTCCAAGTTtaccaggagcaggaggaggtcatttatccctcgagcctgttctgtcattcactgAGGTCAGGGCTGATCTTGAgacctaactccatttacccagatattgttttaatcttgacttccccagtctgttacaatgtgatttaaaaataactttcatTTCCATCAGACCGTTAATGTAGGAGAGTGTCCCAAAGTGAATCTCAGAAACATTAACTGACACTGAGTCAAAGAAGGGGATGTTAGGAGGGCTGACTAGAGACTTGGTGCAGTGTAAAGGGTTCATGTTAAATTTGTAAATATTCTACACAGTGATGTATGATCAGATGACAAGAGCGTGCTGAGAGATGGTTCTCTGTGAAGCCTCGTGCTGATCTTGTATTGTACATAGTTCGAAGAATGTGCAATTAAAGGTTACGTTTATCAGcagccttgcctccagcagtctCTGTAGATTCTGACCAATTTCCTTCTTCACTTGATCTaaacccacaaggctgtgttctcagcccccttctatactccttatacacctatgactgtgtggccaaattcccctccaacttgattttcaagtttgctgatgacaccgtagtgggtcgggtctcaaacaatgacgagacagagtacaggaatgagatagagaatctggtgaactggtgcggcaacgataatctctccctcaatgtcaacaaaatgaaggagattgtcatcaatttcaggaagcatagaggagaacatgcccctgtctacatcaatggagatgaagtagaaagggtcgagagcttcaagtgtccagttcaccaacaacctggcctggtacccccatgctgacactatagaacaaagaacaaagaaaattatagtgcacgaacaggccctttggcccttcaagcctgcaccgaccatgctgcccgacttaactaaaccctctacccttccggggaccatatcactctattcccatcctattcatgtacttgtcaagatgccccttagaagtcactaccgtatctgcttccactccctcccccggcaacgagttccaggcacccactactctctgtgtaaaaaatctgccttgtacatctcctttaagccttgcccctcgcacattaaacctatggccccgagtaattgacttagttaaggaagcccaccaattcctctactttcttagaagactaaggaaatttgggatgtcagctacgactctcaccaacttttacagatgcaccacagaaagcattttttctggttgtatcacagcttggtatggctcctgctctaaccaagaccgcaaggaactgcaaaaggtcatgaaatccatcacgcaaaccagtctcccatccattgactctgactacacttcccgctgcctcggcaaagcagccagcataattaaggaccccacgtaccccgatcattctctctttcaccttcttcccttgggaaaaagatacaaaagtctgagatcacgtaccaaccgactcaagaacagcttctttcctgctgctgtcagtcttttgaatggacctaccttgcattaagttgatctttcaccacaccttagctatgactgtaacactacattctgcactctctcgtttccttccctatgaacagtatgctttgtctgtatagcgcgcaagaaacaatacttttcactatggtaATACAtgggacgataataaatcaaatcaaatcaaacctgccaTAATGGTgttcacctctatcagatctcccctccacctcctccgtTCCAAGtagaacaactccagcttctcgaACCTGAGCTTGGAGTTAAAATTCTTCATTGCTGGAACCATTCtgataagtctcctctgcaccttctcaaggaccatCCCATCCTTCCTGaaggagcaagagccataccaagctgtgatacaaccagaaaaaatgctttctgtggtgcatctgtaaaagttggtgagagtcgtagctgacatcccaaatttccttggtcttctagtGGTTTAAACACTACTTTATAAAGCTTCAGCGTAACAACCTGCTTTTAACAGAATGGCCCTATTGAAAACCAATGTATTATCTAAatgtgcaatcatagaatcctacagtgcagaaggaggccatcaagtctcccacaatctgaccacaatcccactcaggccctatccccataaccccatgcatttacaatagttagtccccctgacactaaggggtaatttagcatggccaatccatgcaatccacacacctttggactgtgggaggaaaccagagcacccggaggaaatgcacgcagacacggggagaatgtgcaaactccacacagacagtaacccaagctgggaattgaacccgggtccctggtgctgtgaggcagcagtggtaacaactgtgccaccgtgctggcccaaTCAGTTGTAACTTGCTTTATTTCTTTTATATTAAGTGTAGATGGGTTGCGGTGGGACCCTGTGTGGAGACTGTCTTGTGGCGGTAACATGGAACATCGAGGGTGATAGAAGAACCCAGACCGAGGATATCTGAAGAACTGCACTGAACTGCATTGTGGGTTCAAAATGGAGTGCATGCTGGTCATTGTAGTCAAGTCGCAGCCTTGCCGGAATTAGCAATGTCTGCAAAATGAGTTAAATTGTGCAGGAGAACTGGCCTCACACTGTGAGAATGTGTTTGTTTGAGCTAATAAAGATGTCTGTAGCAGCTTGGGGATTGATAACAGTGTCAGAGGTAACACAGTGGAGTCAGGCTGGTTCTATTCCTTCAAGCATAACCGTGTAATAGGCCCAGGACATAAGAACAAAGGAGAAGGCAATGCTGTCATTGAAATTCAATAGGCTAAAAACAGATATTaccttattttttattcatttacagaggCCAAAGCCCACAGCCTGTCCTGAATAATAAAACGTGGCGTcaccggctaggccagcatttattgcccatctctaattggccTAGAGAagctgttggtgagctgccttctagaactgctgcaatccctgtggtgtaggtaccccatagtgctgtcagggagggagttccaggattctgacccagtgacagcgaaggaacagcgatatatttcaaa
This window contains:
- the LOC144485215 gene encoding uncharacterized protein LOC144485215, coding for MGLDFSPGEEVHSDQRLFQCSECEKSFKSTKDLLRHQRTHMAVRPFTCSVCGKGFTQSSHLLTHHLVHTDQRPFQCSDCEKRFKSKNDLQVHQRTHTGEKPFTCSVCERRFGRLSQLQTHQRVHSDKRPFQCSDCEKSFKSKQDLVTHQRVHTGEKPFTCSVCGLGFTHSSHCLRHQRVHTGEKTFICSVCGKGFTDSPHLLIHERIHTGEKPFACSTCGKRFTQPPQLIAHQLVHTDQRPFKCSDCEKSFKSTKDLLRHQQIHTGERSFTCSMCGKRFTQSSHLLRHQQIHTGERSFTCSVCGKRFARSANLLRHQQVHKSLQGLDSAVAANPMQD